A window from Mycobacterium saskatchewanense encodes these proteins:
- a CDS encoding M20 family metallopeptidase: MPTATPLDSAEHVVRRRGGDLVELSHAIHAEPELAFAEHRSCAKARALVAERGFEVTAQAGGLDTAFRADFGSGPLVIGVCAEYDALPEIGHACGHNIIAASAVGAALALAEVADELGLRVALIGTPAEEAGGGKALLLDAGVFDDVAAAVMVHPGPADIAAAHSLALSEADVDYRGKESHAAVAPHQGINAADAVTVAQVAVGLLRQQLAPGQMVHGIVTNGGQAVNVIPGHASLQYAMRAVESESLRELEGRMYACFAAGALATGCEYEIRNPAPTYDELKPDPWLAGVFREEMRRLGREPVAAEYESALPLGSTDMGNVTQVLPGIHPVIGVDAGGAMVHQRAFAAAAAGPSADRAVVEGAIMLARTVVHLAQNPAERDRVLAARERRGHA, encoded by the coding sequence ATGCCCACGGCCACCCCACTGGACAGCGCCGAACACGTGGTGCGGCGACGCGGTGGCGACCTCGTCGAGTTGTCCCACGCCATCCACGCCGAACCCGAGCTCGCGTTCGCCGAGCACCGCAGCTGCGCCAAGGCGCGGGCGCTGGTCGCCGAACGCGGTTTCGAGGTCACCGCGCAGGCCGGCGGCCTCGACACCGCCTTCCGCGCCGACTTCGGCAGCGGGCCGCTGGTGATCGGGGTGTGCGCCGAATACGACGCGCTGCCCGAGATCGGACACGCCTGCGGGCACAACATCATCGCCGCGTCGGCGGTGGGCGCCGCGCTGGCGCTGGCGGAGGTTGCCGACGAGCTGGGCCTGCGGGTCGCCCTGATCGGCACTCCCGCCGAGGAGGCCGGCGGCGGCAAGGCGCTGCTGCTGGACGCCGGGGTGTTCGACGACGTCGCGGCGGCGGTCATGGTGCACCCGGGGCCCGCCGACATCGCCGCGGCGCACTCGCTGGCGTTGTCGGAAGCGGACGTCGACTACCGTGGCAAGGAGTCGCACGCGGCCGTCGCGCCGCACCAGGGCATCAACGCCGCCGACGCCGTGACCGTGGCACAGGTGGCCGTCGGGCTCCTGCGGCAGCAGCTCGCGCCGGGCCAGATGGTGCACGGCATCGTCACCAACGGCGGGCAGGCGGTCAACGTCATCCCGGGGCACGCGAGCCTGCAGTACGCGATGCGGGCGGTCGAATCGGAGTCGCTGCGAGAGCTGGAGGGCCGGATGTACGCGTGTTTTGCCGCGGGCGCCCTGGCCACCGGCTGCGAGTACGAAATTCGCAATCCGGCACCCACCTACGACGAGCTCAAGCCCGACCCCTGGCTGGCCGGCGTCTTCCGAGAGGAGATGCGCCGCCTGGGGCGCGAGCCGGTCGCGGCCGAGTACGAGTCGGCGCTGCCGCTGGGCAGCACCGACATGGGCAACGTGACGCAGGTGCTGCCGGGGATCCACCCGGTCATCGGGGTCGATGCCGGCGGCGCCATGGTCCACCAGCGGGCCTTCGCGGCCGCCGCGGCCGGGCCCAGCGCCGACCGGGCCGTCGTCGAAGGCGCGATCATGTTGGCGCGCACGGTGGTCCACCTCGCTCAGAACCCCGCCGAACGCGACCGCGTGCTGGCCGCCCGCGAACGCCGGGGGCATGCGTGA
- a CDS encoding PPE family protein produces the protein MSFLVWPPEINSALMYAGAGSGPMQAAAAAWEGLGAELHAAASSFSAVTSGLASGSWQGPASAAMAAAAAPYAGWLSAAGTHAQGAAAQARAAASAFEAAFAATVHPGAVAANRGQLVSLVVSNLFGQNAPAIAAVEAHYEELWAQDVAAMSGYHADASAAAGQLSSWMTAAQGVPAQLGLGNLNFGVGNTGGSNAGSGNTGNGNVGNGNTGNGNVGSGNTGNGNVGNGNFGNSNIGIGNGSSYLGVTSSNNVGGGNVGNNNVGFGNAGIAGTAGNGNVGIGNLGSQNIGAGNVGIGNIGAGNSGPDGSAGFGNVGFGNSGNNNWGLGNTGIGNIGFGNTGNGNIGFGLTGDHQIGFGGFNSGSGNIGLFNSGNNNIGFFNSGNGTFGIGNSGNLATGWFNSGQLATGFGNSGGGDTGIGNAGYDAMAGLGFSDGENTGFGNGGFNNVGFGNAGNFNFGDFNAGYSNSGSFNSGGYNTGYGNAGSFNTGIGNAGDTNTGLFNSGGLNTGIGSSVTQPVLNSGFGNTGTGNSGFFNSGDDTSGLGNSGSTRGSSGFYNSGSGGANAGIFNSGSGGGNTGIGNSGDGGNHAGFFNSGAGPEDSGFFNSGDGIHSGIGNTGGPSSGAFNPGFNESGFFGL, from the coding sequence ATGAGTTTTTTGGTGTGGCCGCCGGAGATCAACTCCGCGCTGATGTATGCCGGCGCCGGGTCGGGTCCGATGCAGGCGGCGGCCGCCGCCTGGGAGGGGCTCGGCGCCGAACTGCACGCCGCGGCCTCGTCGTTCTCGGCGGTGACGTCGGGGCTGGCGAGCGGGTCCTGGCAGGGCCCGGCGTCGGCGGCCATGGCCGCGGCGGCCGCGCCTTATGCGGGGTGGTTGAGCGCCGCGGGGACGCACGCCCAGGGGGCCGCGGCTCAGGCCAGGGCGGCGGCCTCGGCGTTCGAGGCGGCGTTCGCCGCCACCGTGCACCCGGGCGCCGTGGCCGCCAATCGCGGCCAGTTGGTCTCGCTGGTGGTGTCCAACCTATTTGGGCAGAACGCCCCGGCGATAGCCGCCGTCGAGGCCCACTACGAGGAGCTGTGGGCCCAGGACGTCGCGGCCATGTCCGGGTATCACGCGGACGCCTCCGCGGCGGCGGGGCAGTTGTCGTCGTGGATGACCGCGGCGCAGGGCGTGCCGGCCCAGCTGGGGCTCGGGAACCTCAACTTCGGCGTGGGCAATACCGGCGGCTCCAATGCGGGCAGCGGCAACACCGGCAACGGCAACGTCGGCAACGGCAACACCGGCAACGGCAACGTCGGCAGCGGCAACACCGGCAACGGCAACGTCGGCAACGGCAACTTCGGTAACTCCAATATCGGGATCGGTAACGGCAGCTCGTACCTCGGCGTCACGTCCAGCAACAACGTCGGCGGCGGCAACGTGGGCAACAACAACGTCGGCTTCGGCAACGCCGGCATCGCCGGTACGGCGGGCAACGGGAACGTCGGCATCGGCAACCTCGGCAGCCAGAACATCGGGGCCGGCAACGTCGGCATCGGGAACATCGGCGCCGGAAACTCGGGCCCGGACGGGTCCGCCGGCTTCGGCAATGTGGGCTTCGGCAACAGCGGCAACAATAACTGGGGCCTGGGCAACACGGGAATCGGCAACATCGGGTTCGGCAACACCGGCAACGGCAACATCGGCTTCGGGCTGACCGGCGACCACCAGATCGGCTTCGGCGGCTTCAATTCGGGCAGCGGGAACATCGGCCTGTTCAACTCCGGCAACAACAACATCGGGTTCTTCAACTCCGGCAACGGCACCTTCGGCATCGGCAACTCGGGGAACTTGGCCACCGGCTGGTTCAACTCCGGCCAGCTCGCCACCGGATTCGGCAACTCGGGTGGGGGTGACACCGGCATCGGCAACGCGGGCTATGACGCGATGGCGGGGCTCGGCTTCAGCGACGGCGAGAACACCGGCTTCGGCAACGGCGGCTTCAACAACGTCGGCTTCGGCAACGCCGGCAACTTCAACTTCGGCGACTTCAACGCCGGCTATTCGAACTCCGGCAGTTTCAACTCCGGGGGCTACAACACCGGCTATGGGAACGCCGGCAGCTTCAACACCGGGATCGGCAACGCGGGCGACACCAACACCGGTCTGTTCAACTCCGGCGGACTGAACACGGGTATCGGCAGTTCGGTCACCCAACCCGTCCTCAACTCGGGGTTCGGCAACACCGGCACCGGAAACTCGGGCTTCTTCAATAGCGGCGACGACACGTCCGGCCTCGGCAACTCCGGGAGCACGCGCGGTAGCTCCGGGTTCTACAACTCGGGCAGCGGGGGTGCCAACGCGGGGATCTTCAACTCCGGCAGCGGCGGCGGCAACACCGGTATCGGCAACTCCGGCGACGGGGGCAACCACGCCGGCTTCTTCAATTCCGGTGCAGGCCCCGAGGACTCGGGCTTCTTCAACTCGGGTGACGGCATCCACTCGGGGATCGGGAACACCGGAGGCCCAAGTTCGGGCGCCTTCAACCCGGGCTTCAACGAGTCGGGCTTCTTCGGCCTGTAA
- the upp gene encoding uracil phosphoribosyltransferase — MDVRVVDHPLAQARLTTMRDERTDNAGFRAALRDLTAMLVYEATRDAATQTFPIRTPLTDTPGVRLASPPLLVAVLRAGLGMVDQALALLPGARVGFVGVARDEKTHRATGYFESLPDDLTGVAVMVLDPMLATGGSLIHTVGLLTGRGATDITFVCAVAAPEGIAALGDSAPNARLFTAAVDEGLNDIAYIVPGLGDAGDRQYGPR, encoded by the coding sequence GTGGACGTACGCGTTGTTGACCACCCGCTGGCGCAGGCCCGGCTGACGACGATGCGCGACGAACGCACCGACAATGCCGGCTTTCGCGCGGCGCTGCGCGACCTGACCGCGATGCTGGTCTACGAGGCCACCCGCGACGCGGCGACGCAGACGTTCCCGATCCGCACGCCGTTGACCGACACGCCCGGTGTGCGGCTGGCCAGCCCCCCTCTGCTGGTTGCCGTGCTGCGCGCCGGTCTCGGCATGGTCGACCAGGCGCTCGCGCTGCTGCCCGGGGCGCGGGTGGGCTTCGTCGGGGTGGCCCGCGACGAGAAAACCCACCGGGCCACCGGGTATTTCGAGTCGTTGCCCGACGACCTGACCGGGGTCGCGGTCATGGTCCTCGACCCGATGCTGGCCACCGGCGGGTCGCTGATCCACACGGTCGGGCTGCTGACCGGACGGGGTGCGACGGACATTACCTTCGTGTGCGCGGTGGCGGCACCCGAAGGCATTGCAGCGCTTGGTGATTCGGCACCGAACGCGCGGCTCTTCACCGCGGCCGTCGATGAGGGGCTCAACGACATCGCCTACATCGTCCCCGGCCTCGGCGACGCGGGCGACCGCCAGTACGGGCCGCGTTAG
- a CDS encoding phospho-sugar mutase, translating into MTPEEWIAHDPDPVTAAELAACTPAELAARFARPLAFGTAGLRGPVRGGPDAMNVAVVLRATWAVARVLGDRAGGPVVVGGDARHGSASFAVATAEVLAAQGFSVLALPLPVPTPVVAFAVRRTGAVAGIQITASHNPPADNGYKVYFEGGFQIVSPIDRRIETAMAEAPPADEITRSPVRFADTDLVERYIERAAAVRRGSGSVRVALTPLHGVGGAVAQKALRRAGFADVHTVGTQFAPDPDFPTVAFPNPEEPGATDALLALAADVGADVAIALDPDADRCAVGVPAATGWRMLSGDETGWLLGDYLLSHAEPSHGTVVASTVVSSRMLAAIAAHHGATHVETRTGFKWLARADSAGGTLLYAYEEAIGHCVDPDAVRDKDGISAAVLVCDLAAALKRRGLSMLDALDDLARQYGVHDVAAVSKRVGDTDEAAEIMSRLRAAPPDRLAAFDATMTDIGDALIFTGGVLGSGGDSARVVVRPSGTEPKLKCYIEIHCPVDGELETARQRARTLRDDVVAAAGGLLG; encoded by the coding sequence ATGACTCCCGAGGAGTGGATCGCCCACGATCCAGACCCGGTGACGGCGGCCGAGCTCGCCGCTTGCACGCCGGCCGAACTCGCGGCCCGGTTCGCCCGCCCGCTCGCCTTCGGCACCGCGGGGTTGCGCGGCCCGGTGCGGGGCGGTCCCGACGCCATGAACGTTGCCGTCGTCCTGCGCGCGACCTGGGCGGTGGCGCGGGTGCTCGGCGATCGCGCCGGCGGGCCGGTGGTGGTCGGAGGCGACGCCCGGCACGGCTCGGCGTCCTTCGCCGTCGCAACGGCCGAAGTCCTTGCCGCGCAGGGTTTTTCCGTGCTCGCGCTGCCCCTTCCGGTGCCCACCCCGGTGGTCGCGTTCGCGGTGCGGCGCACCGGCGCCGTCGCCGGCATCCAGATCACCGCATCGCACAACCCGCCCGCCGACAACGGCTACAAGGTGTACTTCGAGGGCGGCTTCCAGATCGTCTCCCCCATCGACCGCCGGATCGAAACCGCGATGGCCGAGGCTCCCCCGGCCGACGAAATCACCCGTAGCCCGGTCAGATTCGCCGACACCGACCTGGTCGAGCGCTACATCGAGCGTGCCGCCGCGGTGCGGCGCGGCTCGGGATCGGTGCGGGTGGCGCTCACGCCGCTGCACGGGGTGGGCGGCGCGGTGGCGCAAAAAGCGCTGCGCCGCGCGGGCTTTGCCGACGTGCACACCGTCGGGACACAGTTCGCGCCCGACCCCGACTTCCCCACCGTCGCCTTCCCGAATCCCGAGGAGCCCGGCGCCACCGACGCACTGCTCGCCCTGGCCGCCGACGTCGGCGCCGACGTCGCCATCGCGCTGGACCCCGACGCCGACCGGTGCGCGGTCGGCGTCCCGGCGGCCACCGGCTGGCGGATGCTGTCCGGCGACGAAACCGGTTGGCTGCTGGGTGATTACCTCCTGTCGCACGCCGAGCCCAGCCACGGCACCGTGGTGGCCAGCACCGTGGTGTCGTCGCGGATGCTGGCGGCGATCGCCGCGCACCACGGCGCGACACATGTCGAGACTCGCACGGGATTCAAGTGGCTGGCGCGCGCGGACTCCGCGGGTGGCACGCTGCTGTACGCCTACGAGGAGGCGATCGGGCACTGCGTGGACCCGGACGCCGTGCGCGACAAGGACGGTATCAGCGCGGCGGTCTTGGTGTGCGACCTCGCGGCCGCGCTGAAACGCCGGGGCCTTTCGATGCTCGACGCGCTCGACGACCTCGCCCGCCAATACGGCGTGCACGACGTCGCGGCCGTGTCGAAGCGGGTCGGCGACACCGACGAGGCCGCCGAAATCATGAGCCGGCTGCGCGCGGCCCCGCCTGATCGGTTGGCGGCGTTCGACGCGACGATGACCGACATCGGCGACGCGCTGATCTTCACCGGCGGCGTCCTCGGGAGTGGAGGGGACTCGGCCCGGGTGGTGGTACGACCCTCGGGCACCGAGCCGAAGCTGAAGTGCTACATCGAAATTCACTGCCCGGTGGACGGCGAACTCGAGACCGCCCGGCAAAGGGCCCGCACCCTGCGCGACGATGTGGTCGCCGCCGCCGGTGGCCTGCTCGGCTAA
- the satS gene encoding protein export chaperone SatS produces the protein MAADLVPIRLSLSDGDRYTVWAPRWRDAGDEWEAFLGKDEDLYAFETVADLVAFVRSDTDNDLVDHPAWKDLTGAHAHRFEPADDKRFDLVAVEELVSEKPTEESVTALAGVLTIVSSVGSVCELTAVSKLFNGNPALGTVFGGIDHFSGKGGQKRWNVIAEIVHRSWDDVLAAIEGIVSTPEVDEALSAKAAEELAEEPEEPEEPEETGDDELEDTEDAEDTADAEDAEDAEDAEDAETLEEEGEPRASGDAVVLGSDEDFWLKVGIDPIRIMTSSGTFYTLRCYLDDEPIFLGRNGRISVFTSERALARYLADEHDHDLADLATYDDIRTAATDGSLDVQVTDDNIYVLSGLADDFADGPDAVDRDQLDLAVELLRDVGDYSEESTVDKALETSRPLGKLIAYVLEPDSVAKPNPPYAAAVREWEKLEQFVDGRLRRE, from the coding sequence ATGGCTGCTGACCTCGTGCCCATTCGCCTGAGCCTGTCCGACGGCGACCGCTACACCGTCTGGGCCCCCCGCTGGCGCGACGCCGGCGACGAGTGGGAGGCGTTCCTGGGCAAGGACGAGGATCTGTATGCCTTCGAAACGGTCGCCGACCTCGTCGCCTTCGTGCGCTCCGACACCGACAACGACCTCGTCGACCACCCGGCGTGGAAGGACCTGACCGGGGCGCACGCGCACCGCTTCGAGCCCGCGGACGACAAGCGATTCGACCTCGTCGCCGTCGAGGAGCTGGTGTCGGAGAAGCCGACCGAGGAGTCGGTGACCGCGCTGGCCGGGGTGCTGACCATCGTGTCGTCCGTCGGGTCGGTGTGCGAGCTGACCGCGGTGTCGAAGCTCTTCAACGGCAATCCCGCCCTGGGCACGGTGTTCGGCGGCATCGACCACTTCAGCGGCAAGGGAGGCCAGAAGCGGTGGAATGTGATCGCCGAGATCGTCCACCGCAGCTGGGACGACGTGCTCGCCGCGATCGAGGGGATCGTCAGCACCCCCGAGGTCGACGAGGCGCTGTCGGCGAAGGCCGCCGAGGAGCTTGCCGAAGAACCGGAAGAACCGGAAGAGCCCGAAGAGACGGGCGACGACGAACTCGAAGACACTGAAGACGCCGAAGACACCGCAGACGCCGAGGACGCCGAGGACGCCGAAGACGCCGAAGACGCCGAGACCCTCGAAGAGGAGGGCGAACCCCGCGCGTCCGGCGACGCGGTGGTGCTGGGCAGCGACGAGGACTTCTGGCTGAAGGTGGGCATCGACCCGATCCGGATCATGACGAGTTCGGGCACCTTCTACACGCTGCGCTGCTACCTGGATGACGAGCCGATCTTCCTGGGCCGCAACGGACGCATCAGCGTGTTCACCTCCGAGCGGGCTCTGGCCCGGTACCTCGCCGACGAGCACGACCACGACCTGGCGGACCTGGCCACCTACGACGACATCCGCACCGCCGCGACCGACGGCTCCCTGGACGTGCAGGTCACCGACGACAACATCTACGTGCTGTCCGGGCTGGCCGACGACTTCGCCGACGGGCCCGACGCGGTGGACCGCGACCAGCTCGACCTGGCCGTCGAGCTGCTCCGCGACGTCGGCGACTACTCCGAGGAGAGCACGGTCGATAAGGCGCTCGAGACGAGCCGGCCGCTGGGCAAGCTCATCGCATACGTGCTCGAGCCGGACTCGGTCGCCAAGCCCAACCCGCCGTACGCGGCGGCGGTACGGGAGTGGGAGAAGCTCGAGCAGTTCGTCGACGGGCGGCTCCGGCGCGAATAG
- a CDS encoding purine-nucleoside phosphorylase — MSDPLDLARRAAHVIAERTGVDGHDVAVVLGSGWSPAVAALGSQTAALPQAEVPGFAPPTAVGHTGELLSTRLGGHRVLVLVGRVHAYEGHDLSHVVHPVRAACAAGARVVVLTNAAGGLRPDMAVGQPVLISDHLNLTARSPLVGPQFIDLTDAYAPRLRRLALEADPGLAEGVYAGLPGPHYETPAEVRMLRGLGADLVGMSTVHETIAARAASAEVLGVSLVTNLAAGITGQPLSHAEVLAAGAASATRMGTLLADVIARL; from the coding sequence GTGAGCGACCCCTTGGACCTCGCGCGCCGGGCGGCACACGTCATCGCCGAACGCACCGGGGTCGACGGGCACGACGTCGCCGTGGTCCTGGGCTCCGGATGGTCGCCGGCGGTTGCGGCGCTCGGCTCCCAGACCGCCGCGCTCCCCCAGGCCGAGGTCCCCGGGTTCGCGCCGCCCACGGCGGTCGGGCACACCGGTGAGCTGTTGTCGACTCGCCTCGGCGGGCACCGGGTGCTGGTGCTGGTCGGCCGGGTGCACGCCTACGAAGGCCACGACTTGAGCCACGTCGTGCACCCGGTGCGGGCGGCGTGCGCGGCCGGCGCCCGCGTCGTGGTGCTCACCAACGCGGCCGGCGGGCTGCGCCCGGACATGGCGGTCGGTCAGCCGGTGCTCATCAGCGACCACCTCAACCTGACCGCCCGGTCGCCGCTGGTGGGCCCGCAGTTCATCGACCTGACCGACGCGTACGCCCCGCGGCTGCGCCGGCTTGCCCTCGAGGCGGATCCGGGCCTGGCCGAGGGGGTTTACGCCGGCCTGCCCGGCCCGCACTACGAGACGCCCGCCGAGGTCCGGATGCTGCGGGGACTGGGCGCCGACCTGGTCGGGATGTCGACCGTGCACGAGACGATCGCGGCCCGGGCGGCGAGCGCCGAGGTCCTCGGGGTGTCCTTGGTGACCAACCTGGCCGCCGGCATCACCGGCCAGCCGCTGAGCCATGCCGAGGTGCTGGCGGCCGGGGCCGCCTCGGCCACCCGGATGGGCACGCTCCTGGCCGACGTCATCGCCCGGCTCTGA
- a CDS encoding amidohydrolase — protein MSLAEAAESWLAAHADDLVEWRRHIHRYPELGRQEYATTQFVAERLADAGLNPKVLPGGTGLVCDLGPEGEPRIALRADIDALPMAERTGAPYASTMPNVTHACGHDAHTAILLGTALALASAPELPVGVRLLFQAAEELMPGGAIDAIAAGAITGVSRIFALHCDPRLEVGKVAVRHGPITSAADSIEIRLYSPGGHTSRPHLTADLVYGLGTLITGLPGVLSRRLDPRNGTVLVWGAVNAGVAANAIPQTGVLCGTVRTASRHTWLELEGIIRESVSAMLSPLHIEHTLQYHRGVPPVVNEDVSTRILTHAIEASGPDALADTRQSGGGEDFSWYLEEIPGAMARLGVWPGDGPQLDLHQPNFDLDERALAIGVRVMVNIIEQAALF, from the coding sequence GTGAGCCTCGCCGAAGCCGCCGAATCGTGGTTGGCCGCCCACGCCGACGACCTGGTCGAATGGCGCCGGCACATTCACCGCTACCCCGAGCTGGGCCGGCAGGAATACGCCACCACGCAGTTCGTCGCCGAGCGCCTGGCCGACGCGGGCCTGAACCCGAAGGTGCTGCCCGGCGGCACCGGGCTCGTCTGCGACCTCGGTCCCGAGGGGGAGCCGAGGATCGCCCTGCGGGCCGACATCGACGCCCTGCCCATGGCCGAGCGGACCGGCGCGCCGTACGCGTCGACGATGCCCAACGTCACCCACGCCTGCGGCCATGACGCGCACACGGCGATCCTGCTCGGCACCGCGCTGGCCCTGGCGTCGGCGCCCGAGCTGCCGGTCGGGGTGCGGCTGCTTTTTCAGGCCGCCGAGGAGCTGATGCCCGGTGGGGCGATCGACGCCATCGCCGCCGGGGCGATCACCGGGGTGTCGCGAATCTTCGCCCTGCACTGTGACCCCCGGCTCGAGGTCGGCAAGGTCGCGGTCCGGCACGGCCCCATCACTTCGGCGGCCGACTCGATCGAGATCCGGCTGTATTCGCCCGGCGGGCACACGTCGCGTCCGCACCTGACCGCCGACCTGGTCTACGGGCTGGGCACGCTGATCACCGGGCTGCCCGGGGTGCTGTCGCGCCGCCTGGACCCGCGCAACGGCACGGTCCTGGTCTGGGGCGCGGTGAACGCCGGCGTGGCCGCCAACGCCATTCCCCAGACCGGCGTCCTGTGCGGCACGGTGCGCACCGCCAGCCGGCACACCTGGCTCGAGCTGGAGGGGATCATCCGCGAGTCCGTCTCCGCGATGCTGTCGCCGCTGCACATCGAGCACACGCTGCAGTACCACCGCGGCGTGCCGCCGGTGGTCAACGAGGACGTGTCCACCCGCATCCTCACCCACGCGATCGAGGCCTCCGGTCCCGACGCGCTGGCCGACACCCGGCAGTCGGGCGGCGGGGAGGACTTCTCCTGGTACCTCGAGGAGATTCCCGGCGCCATGGCGCGGCTGGGCGTGTGGCCCGGGGATGGCCCGCAGCTGGACCTGCACCAGCCGAACTTCGACCTGGACGAGCGGGCCCTGGCGATCGGCGTGCGCGTGATGGTCAACATCATCGAGCAGGCGGCGCTCTTCTAG
- a CDS encoding cutinase family protein yields MGFRSWPVVGLVAAVAVSVVALAGGAAPTARADCPNVQLIFARGTAEPPGLGAEGDALLAALQSALGSRTVEAYPVNYPASYNFLTTADAANDARDHIAQMVDQCPSTRLVLGGFSQGAAAVSMLADVPPLGNTIGNFGSAPPLDPGLAGKVSAVAVFGNPGNRFGTPLSSTGLFAGRAIDLCSPGDPICVVGGRDRDAHHDYDAPPYPGQAASFIAGLV; encoded by the coding sequence ATGGGATTTCGGAGCTGGCCGGTCGTCGGCCTGGTCGCCGCCGTGGCGGTTTCGGTGGTCGCGCTGGCCGGCGGTGCGGCGCCGACCGCGCGCGCGGACTGCCCCAACGTTCAACTCATCTTCGCCCGCGGCACCGCCGAGCCGCCCGGCCTGGGGGCCGAGGGCGACGCGCTGCTCGCCGCGCTGCAGTCCGCCCTCGGCTCGCGCACCGTGGAGGCCTACCCGGTGAACTACCCGGCCAGCTACAACTTCCTGACGACCGCCGACGCGGCCAACGACGCGCGCGACCACATCGCGCAGATGGTCGACCAGTGCCCTTCGACGCGGCTGGTGCTCGGCGGCTTCTCGCAGGGCGCCGCGGCGGTCTCGATGCTGGCGGATGTGCCGCCGCTGGGCAACACCATCGGCAACTTCGGCTCGGCTCCGCCGCTGGACCCCGGCCTGGCCGGCAAGGTCTCGGCGGTCGCGGTGTTCGGCAACCCCGGCAACCGCTTCGGCACGCCCCTCTCGTCGACGGGTCTGTTCGCCGGCCGCGCCATCGACCTCTGCAGCCCGGGCGACCCCATCTGCGTCGTCGGCGGCCGCGACCGTGACGCGCATCACGACTACGACGCGCCGCCCTACCCGGGCCAGGCGGCATCCTTCATCGCCGGACTGGTGTAG
- a CDS encoding alkaline phosphatase family protein, with the protein MLAAAVVAGVAATPLAPRIELAAAAVPQAAHVVIVIEENRSQNNIIGNKSAPFLNALAARGALMTQSFAETHPSEPNYLALFAGSTMGVTKDSCPVDGGATPNLASELLAAGYTFAGFAEGLPAVGSTVCSAGKYARKHVPWANFSNVPPADSLPFSAFPMGNYASLPTVSFVIPNNDDNMHDGSIPQGDAWLNQELSGYANWAVANNSLLIVTWDEDDSSTSRNQIPTVFYGAHVRPGAYPEQISHYNVLSTLEQMYGLPKIGLAANAPAITDIWGG; encoded by the coding sequence CTGCTCGCCGCGGCGGTTGTCGCCGGGGTGGCGGCCACCCCGCTGGCACCGCGCATCGAGCTCGCGGCAGCCGCGGTCCCGCAGGCCGCCCACGTGGTGATCGTCATCGAGGAGAACCGCTCCCAGAACAACATCATCGGCAACAAGTCGGCGCCCTTCCTCAACGCGCTGGCGGCCAGGGGCGCGCTGATGACGCAGTCGTTCGCCGAGACCCACCCCAGCGAGCCGAACTACCTCGCGCTGTTCGCCGGCAGCACCATGGGCGTCACCAAGGACAGCTGCCCGGTCGACGGCGGCGCCACGCCCAACCTGGCCTCCGAACTGCTGGCGGCCGGGTACACGTTCGCCGGGTTCGCCGAGGGCCTGCCCGCCGTCGGCTCGACGGTGTGCAGCGCAGGCAAATATGCGCGAAAGCACGTGCCCTGGGCCAACTTCAGCAACGTGCCGCCCGCGGACTCGCTGCCGTTCTCGGCGTTCCCGATGGGCAACTACGCCAGCCTGCCGACCGTCTCGTTCGTCATCCCCAACAACGACGACAACATGCACGACGGCTCGATCCCGCAGGGCGACGCCTGGCTGAACCAGGAGTTGTCGGGGTACGCGAACTGGGCGGTGGCCAACAACAGCCTGCTGATCGTGACGTGGGACGAGGACGACAGCTCGACGAGCCGCAATCAGATCCCGACGGTGTTCTACGGCGCGCACGTACGGCCGGGCGCCTACCCCGAACAGATCAGCCACTACAACGTGCTGTCCACCCTGGAGCAGATGTACGGCCTGCCCAAGATCGGTTTGGCGGCCAACGCGCCCGCCATCACCGACATCTGGGGCGGGTAG